A section of the Phaseolus vulgaris cultivar G19833 chromosome 8, P. vulgaris v2.0, whole genome shotgun sequence genome encodes:
- the LOC137826601 gene encoding phosphoinositide phospholipase C 6-like isoform X2, which yields MFHTHRFFIFFFLLSVKSFTECNNGLRHLQLQNVQVLQPDLCHLRAGPSPGRQGRILPLRRRRRLHVRRPAPPLSARSPTRIGLHRRGFQPHRGNRPAIARTKHRMRLREHRSHARRVLPLLVPRRFQRCSQIPGHNSYLTGNQLSSDCSDVPIIKALQKGVRVIELDLWPNSTKDDIDVVHGRTLTAPVSLIQCLKSIKEYAFVKSEYPLIITLEDHLTPFLQAKVAEMVAQVFGDLLYYPETDLLTEFPTPESVKGRILISTKPPKEYLESKPFKDSDSERESIDEGTSSPGIITELEVADEKSDGNDLDEESLNARDKKPDQQSISEYKRLITIHAGKPKGNVKDHLNVVGGVKRLSLSEQELERASIAHGSDIVRYTQKNIIRVYPKGTRVTSSNYRPHIGWIYGAQMVAFNMQGHGKSLWYMQGMFRANGGCGYVKKPSFLIEQGPDDEVFDPKKPMPVKKTLMVKVFLGNGWSTDFSKTHFDTFSPPDFYTKVCIVGIPADRVNRKTKIIYDDWFPVWDEEFEFPLCVPELALLWIEVREYDKHEKDDFGGQACFPVPELRSGFRVVPLFDEKGEQLKTVKLLMRFQFK from the exons ATGTTTCATACCCATcgctttttcatcttcttcttccttctctccGTCAAATCATTCACTGAATGTAACAATGGCCTCCGTCACCTACAGCTACAAAATGTTCAAGTACTTCAACCGGACCTATGCCATCTCCGAGCAGGCCCCTCCCCCGGACGTCAAGGACGCATTCTCCCTCTTCGCCGACGGCGCCGACTCCATGTCCGCCGACCAGCTCCTCCACTTTCTGCACGATCACCAACTCGAATCGGACTACACAGAAGAGGATTCCAACCGCATCGTGGAAACCGTCCTGCAATCGCGCGCACAAAACACCGAATGCGACTCCGAGAACACCGGTCTCACGCTCGACGAGTTCTTCCGCTTCTTGTTCCTCGTCGATTTCAACGATGCTCTCAAATCCCAG GGCACAATTCCTATCTGACTGGGAATCAGCTGAGCAGCGATTGCAGTGATGTGCCAATCATAAAGGCTTTGCAAAAAGGTGTGCGAGTAATTGAACTAGATTTATGGCCAAATTCAACTAAAGATGATATCGACGTAGTTCATGGAAG GACACTTACTGCTCCTGTCTCACTTATCCAATGTTTGAAGTCCATAAAAGAGTATGCTTTTGTTAAATCTGAGTACCCACTAATTATAACTTTAGAGGACCACCTTACACCATTTCTTCAAGCTAAAGTTGCAGAG ATGGTAGCTCAAGTATTTGGAGATCTGCTATATTATCCTGAGACGGATCTTCTCACAGAATTTCCCACACCAGAGTCGGTGAAAGGTCGAATTCTTATATCAACCAAACCACCAAAAGAATATCTTGAATCCAAGCCATTCAAGGATAGTGACAGTGAGAGGGAATCAATTGATGAAGGAACATCATCGCCAGGCATTATCACTGAATTGGAAGTTGCTGATGAAAAG TCCGATGGAAATGATCTTGATGAGGAAAGCTTGAATGCCCGTGATAAAAAACCAGACCAACAGAGTATATCAGAGTACAAACGTTTAATTACAATCCATGCTGGGAAGCCAAAGGGTAATGTAAAGGACCACTTAAATGTTGTTGGGGGTGTAAAGCGCTTGAGCTTGAGCGAGCAGGAACTTGAAAGGGCTTCTATCGCTCATGGATCAGATATTGTTAG GTATACACAGAAGAATATTATCAGGGTGTATCCAAAGGGAACACGTGTTACCTCCTCAAATTACAGGCCACATATAGGATGGATCTACGGAGCTCAGATGGTGGCATTTAACATGCAG GGGCACGGAAAATCACTCTGGTATATGCAGGGGATGTTTAGAGCGAATGGCGGGTGTGGTTATGTGAAAAAACCTTCATTTCTGATAGAACAAGGCCCAGATGATGAGGTTTTTGATCCTAAAAAACCAATGCCAGTGAAAAAGACATTGATG GTAAAAGTGTTTTTGGGAAACGGGTGGAGCACAGATTTCAGTAAAACACACTTCGATACATTCTCTCCGCCAGACTTTTACACAAAG GTTTGCATTGTTGGAATACCCGCTGATCGAGTGAATAGGAAGACCAAGATAATTTATGATGATTGGTTTCCCGTTTGGGATGAAGAGTTTGAATTTCCTTTGTGTGTTCCAGAACTAGCTTTGCTCTGGATAGAGGTTCGAGAGTATGATAAGCATGAAAAGGATGACTTTGGCGGGCAAGCATGTTTCCCAGTCCCTGAGCTAAGATCTGGTTTCCGGGTAGTCCCACTATTTGATGAGAAGGGCGAGCAATTGAAAACTGTAAAGCTTTTAATGCGGTTTCAGTTCAAATGA
- the LOC137826601 gene encoding phosphoinositide phospholipase C 6-like isoform X1: MASVTYSYKMFKYFNRTYAISEQAPPPDVKDAFSLFADGADSMSADQLLHFLHDHQLESDYTEEDSNRIVETVLQSRAQNTECDSENTGLTLDEFFRFLFLVDFNDALKSQVHHDMNAPLSHYFIYTGHNSYLTGNQLSSDCSDVPIIKALQKGVRVIELDLWPNSTKDDIDVVHGRTLTAPVSLIQCLKSIKEYAFVKSEYPLIITLEDHLTPFLQAKVAEMVAQVFGDLLYYPETDLLTEFPTPESVKGRILISTKPPKEYLESKPFKDSDSERESIDEGTSSPGIITELEVADEKSDGNDLDEESLNARDKKPDQQSISEYKRLITIHAGKPKGNVKDHLNVVGGVKRLSLSEQELERASIAHGSDIVRYTQKNIIRVYPKGTRVTSSNYRPHIGWIYGAQMVAFNMQGHGKSLWYMQGMFRANGGCGYVKKPSFLIEQGPDDEVFDPKKPMPVKKTLMVKVFLGNGWSTDFSKTHFDTFSPPDFYTKVCIVGIPADRVNRKTKIIYDDWFPVWDEEFEFPLCVPELALLWIEVREYDKHEKDDFGGQACFPVPELRSGFRVVPLFDEKGEQLKTVKLLMRFQFK; encoded by the exons ATGGCCTCCGTCACCTACAGCTACAAAATGTTCAAGTACTTCAACCGGACCTATGCCATCTCCGAGCAGGCCCCTCCCCCGGACGTCAAGGACGCATTCTCCCTCTTCGCCGACGGCGCCGACTCCATGTCCGCCGACCAGCTCCTCCACTTTCTGCACGATCACCAACTCGAATCGGACTACACAGAAGAGGATTCCAACCGCATCGTGGAAACCGTCCTGCAATCGCGCGCACAAAACACCGAATGCGACTCCGAGAACACCGGTCTCACGCTCGACGAGTTCTTCCGCTTCTTGTTCCTCGTCGATTTCAACGATGCTCTCAAATCCCAG GTACATCATGATATGAATGCTCCGTTGTCACATTATTTCATATATACAGGGCACAATTCCTATCTGACTGGGAATCAGCTGAGCAGCGATTGCAGTGATGTGCCAATCATAAAGGCTTTGCAAAAAGGTGTGCGAGTAATTGAACTAGATTTATGGCCAAATTCAACTAAAGATGATATCGACGTAGTTCATGGAAG GACACTTACTGCTCCTGTCTCACTTATCCAATGTTTGAAGTCCATAAAAGAGTATGCTTTTGTTAAATCTGAGTACCCACTAATTATAACTTTAGAGGACCACCTTACACCATTTCTTCAAGCTAAAGTTGCAGAG ATGGTAGCTCAAGTATTTGGAGATCTGCTATATTATCCTGAGACGGATCTTCTCACAGAATTTCCCACACCAGAGTCGGTGAAAGGTCGAATTCTTATATCAACCAAACCACCAAAAGAATATCTTGAATCCAAGCCATTCAAGGATAGTGACAGTGAGAGGGAATCAATTGATGAAGGAACATCATCGCCAGGCATTATCACTGAATTGGAAGTTGCTGATGAAAAG TCCGATGGAAATGATCTTGATGAGGAAAGCTTGAATGCCCGTGATAAAAAACCAGACCAACAGAGTATATCAGAGTACAAACGTTTAATTACAATCCATGCTGGGAAGCCAAAGGGTAATGTAAAGGACCACTTAAATGTTGTTGGGGGTGTAAAGCGCTTGAGCTTGAGCGAGCAGGAACTTGAAAGGGCTTCTATCGCTCATGGATCAGATATTGTTAG GTATACACAGAAGAATATTATCAGGGTGTATCCAAAGGGAACACGTGTTACCTCCTCAAATTACAGGCCACATATAGGATGGATCTACGGAGCTCAGATGGTGGCATTTAACATGCAG GGGCACGGAAAATCACTCTGGTATATGCAGGGGATGTTTAGAGCGAATGGCGGGTGTGGTTATGTGAAAAAACCTTCATTTCTGATAGAACAAGGCCCAGATGATGAGGTTTTTGATCCTAAAAAACCAATGCCAGTGAAAAAGACATTGATG GTAAAAGTGTTTTTGGGAAACGGGTGGAGCACAGATTTCAGTAAAACACACTTCGATACATTCTCTCCGCCAGACTTTTACACAAAG GTTTGCATTGTTGGAATACCCGCTGATCGAGTGAATAGGAAGACCAAGATAATTTATGATGATTGGTTTCCCGTTTGGGATGAAGAGTTTGAATTTCCTTTGTGTGTTCCAGAACTAGCTTTGCTCTGGATAGAGGTTCGAGAGTATGATAAGCATGAAAAGGATGACTTTGGCGGGCAAGCATGTTTCCCAGTCCCTGAGCTAAGATCTGGTTTCCGGGTAGTCCCACTATTTGATGAGAAGGGCGAGCAATTGAAAACTGTAAAGCTTTTAATGCGGTTTCAGTTCAAATGA
- the LOC137826198 gene encoding phosphoinositide phospholipase C 6-like isoform X1: MGNNMATHNEYKSLLFFIRKFKVIEPDPPQDLEEAFSKFTGGESHMSVEQLHRFMVEHQGEEHYTLSDSEKVFEKVLQERKTCQETVQADHNREHEITLDELFRFLLHNDFNAPLKAQVHHDMGAPLSHYFIYTGHNSYLTGNQLSSDCSEEPIIKALKRGVRVIELDLWPTCYKDDIKVDHGWTFTSPASVEKCLECINEYGFVASQYPVIITIEDHLTTDLRAKFTEMVTRIFGEVLYYPGEECLIEFPSPESLKNRVIISTKPPRERFESNQIKDNSISPLLNESESPEEESFGDASPNSSRNEVETEDTQNGSDRDEGSISASEYDQKPYLECSPDYKRIITIHNRKLKGCLKEKLRTEGEVRRLSWSENTLEKASESHGADILRFTQKNILRVYPSAMRVKSTNFKPHIGWMYGAQMVAFNMQGHGKSLWLMQGMFRANGGCGYVKKPQILMQKHQCGNEFDPARIQSVKKKTLKVKVYMGHGWSSDFTPTYFDKFSPPDFFTKIRVIGMPGDVAKKKTKVMMDNWFPVWNEEFEFSLSVPELALLLIQVKDKDQGRDDFAGQTCLPVSELKHGFRSVPLYNRKGEKFKSVKLLMRFQFE, translated from the exons ATGGGAAACAACATGGCAACCCACAACGAATACAAAAGTTTATTGTTCTTTATCAGAAAGTTCAAGGTCATCGAGCCAGATCCACCTCAAGACCTTGAGGAGGCGTTTTCAAAGTTCACAGGAGGAGAGTCCCACATGTCCGTGGAGCAGCTCCACCGTTTCATGGTGGAGCACCAGGGTGAAGAGCACTACACCTTGTCGGATTCGGAAAAAGTTTTTGAGAAGGTTTTGCAGGAGAGAAAGACGTGTCAAGAAACTGTTCAGGCTGATCACAACCGAGAACATGAGATCACCCTGGATGAACTCTTCCGATTTTTGCTTCATAATGATTTCAATGCTCCCTTGAAAGCCCAG GTACATCATGATATGGGTGCTCCATTGTCACATTACTTCATATATACAGGCCATAACTCCTATTTGACAGGGAATCAGCTCAGCAGTGACTGCAGTGAAGAGCCAATCATAAAGGCTTTGAAACGAGGCGTGCGTGTTATCGAACTTGATTTATGGCCAACTTGCTATAAGGATGATATTAAAGTAGATCATGGATG GACTTTTACCAGTCCTGCCTCAGTGGAGAAATGTCTAGAGTGCATAAATGAATATGGTTTTGTTGCATCTCAGTACCCAGTGATCATAACCATAGAAGACCATCTTACAACAGATCTTCGAGCTAAATTTACAGAA ATGGTAACTCGAATATTTGGGGAAGTGCTTTATTACCCTGGGGAAGAATGCTTAATAGAATTCCCTTCACCAGAATCACTGAAAAATCGAGTCATTATATCCACCAAACCCCCAAGAGAACGTTTTGAGTCCAACCAAATCAAGGACAATAGCATCAGTCCTTTACTGAATGAAAGTGAATCACCTGAAGAGGAATCATTCGGAGATGCATCTCCAAACTCCAGTAGGAACGAAGTAGAGACTGAGGACACA CAGAATGGCAGTGATCGTGATGAGGGAAGCATAAGTGCAAGCGAATATGACCAGAAACCATATCTGGAGTGTTCACCTGATTACAAACGCATAATTACTATCCATAATAGGAAACTGAAGGGTTGCCTGAAGGAGAAATTGAGAACTGAAGGTGAAGTTAGACGCCTAAGTTGGAGTGAGAATACTCTTGAAAAGGCTTCAGAATCGCATGGAGCAGATATTCTTAG GTTCACACAGAAAAATATCCTCAGGGTTTACCCGAGTGCAATGCGTGTCAAATCCACAAATTTCAAGCCACATATTGGGTGGATGTATGGGGCTCAGATGGTTGCATTCAATATGCAG GGCCATGGCAAATCGCTGTGGTTGATGCAGGGAATGTTCAGGGCAAATGGAGGATGTGGTTATGTAAAGAAACCTCAAATTCTAATGCAGAAGCATCAATGTGGCAATGAGTTTGATCCTGCAAGGATACAGTcagtgaagaagaagacattAAAG GTTAAAGTATACATGGGACATGGATGGAGCTCAGATTTCACCCCTACATACTTTGATAAGTTCTCTCCGCCAGACTTCTTCACTAAG ATCCGTGTTATTGGAATGCCTGGTGATGTTgcaaagaagaaaacaaaggtCATGATGGACAACTGGTTTCCTGTTTGGAATGAAGAATTTGAATTCTCTTTAAGTGTTCCAGAGCTTGCACTGCTGCTGATACAAGTAAAGGACAAAGATCAGGGAAGGGATGACTTTGCTGGGCAGACATGTTTACCAGTGTCAGAGTTAAAACATGGATTTCGCTCTGTGCCTTTATACAACAGAAAGGGAGAGAAATTTAAATCTGTAAAGCTCTTGATGCGATTTCAGTTTGAATGA
- the LOC137826198 gene encoding phosphoinositide phospholipase C 6-like isoform X2: MGNNMATHNEYKSLLFFIRKFKVIEPDPPQDLEEAFSKFTGGESHMSVEQLHRFMVEHQGEEHYTLSDSEKVFEKVLQERKTCQETVQADHNREHEITLDELFRFLLHNDFNAPLKAQVHHDMGAPLSHYFIYTGHNSYLTGNQLSSDCSEEPIIKALKRGVRVIELDLWPTCYKDDIKVDHGWTFTSPASVEKCLECINEYGFVASQYPVIITIEDHLTTDLRAKFTEMVTRIFGEVLYYPGEECLIEFPSPESLKNRVIISTKPPRERFESNQIKDNSISPLLNESESPEEESFGDASPNSSRNEVETEDTNGSDRDEGSISASEYDQKPYLECSPDYKRIITIHNRKLKGCLKEKLRTEGEVRRLSWSENTLEKASESHGADILRFTQKNILRVYPSAMRVKSTNFKPHIGWMYGAQMVAFNMQGHGKSLWLMQGMFRANGGCGYVKKPQILMQKHQCGNEFDPARIQSVKKKTLKVKVYMGHGWSSDFTPTYFDKFSPPDFFTKIRVIGMPGDVAKKKTKVMMDNWFPVWNEEFEFSLSVPELALLLIQVKDKDQGRDDFAGQTCLPVSELKHGFRSVPLYNRKGEKFKSVKLLMRFQFE; encoded by the exons ATGGGAAACAACATGGCAACCCACAACGAATACAAAAGTTTATTGTTCTTTATCAGAAAGTTCAAGGTCATCGAGCCAGATCCACCTCAAGACCTTGAGGAGGCGTTTTCAAAGTTCACAGGAGGAGAGTCCCACATGTCCGTGGAGCAGCTCCACCGTTTCATGGTGGAGCACCAGGGTGAAGAGCACTACACCTTGTCGGATTCGGAAAAAGTTTTTGAGAAGGTTTTGCAGGAGAGAAAGACGTGTCAAGAAACTGTTCAGGCTGATCACAACCGAGAACATGAGATCACCCTGGATGAACTCTTCCGATTTTTGCTTCATAATGATTTCAATGCTCCCTTGAAAGCCCAG GTACATCATGATATGGGTGCTCCATTGTCACATTACTTCATATATACAGGCCATAACTCCTATTTGACAGGGAATCAGCTCAGCAGTGACTGCAGTGAAGAGCCAATCATAAAGGCTTTGAAACGAGGCGTGCGTGTTATCGAACTTGATTTATGGCCAACTTGCTATAAGGATGATATTAAAGTAGATCATGGATG GACTTTTACCAGTCCTGCCTCAGTGGAGAAATGTCTAGAGTGCATAAATGAATATGGTTTTGTTGCATCTCAGTACCCAGTGATCATAACCATAGAAGACCATCTTACAACAGATCTTCGAGCTAAATTTACAGAA ATGGTAACTCGAATATTTGGGGAAGTGCTTTATTACCCTGGGGAAGAATGCTTAATAGAATTCCCTTCACCAGAATCACTGAAAAATCGAGTCATTATATCCACCAAACCCCCAAGAGAACGTTTTGAGTCCAACCAAATCAAGGACAATAGCATCAGTCCTTTACTGAATGAAAGTGAATCACCTGAAGAGGAATCATTCGGAGATGCATCTCCAAACTCCAGTAGGAACGAAGTAGAGACTGAGGACACA AATGGCAGTGATCGTGATGAGGGAAGCATAAGTGCAAGCGAATATGACCAGAAACCATATCTGGAGTGTTCACCTGATTACAAACGCATAATTACTATCCATAATAGGAAACTGAAGGGTTGCCTGAAGGAGAAATTGAGAACTGAAGGTGAAGTTAGACGCCTAAGTTGGAGTGAGAATACTCTTGAAAAGGCTTCAGAATCGCATGGAGCAGATATTCTTAG GTTCACACAGAAAAATATCCTCAGGGTTTACCCGAGTGCAATGCGTGTCAAATCCACAAATTTCAAGCCACATATTGGGTGGATGTATGGGGCTCAGATGGTTGCATTCAATATGCAG GGCCATGGCAAATCGCTGTGGTTGATGCAGGGAATGTTCAGGGCAAATGGAGGATGTGGTTATGTAAAGAAACCTCAAATTCTAATGCAGAAGCATCAATGTGGCAATGAGTTTGATCCTGCAAGGATACAGTcagtgaagaagaagacattAAAG GTTAAAGTATACATGGGACATGGATGGAGCTCAGATTTCACCCCTACATACTTTGATAAGTTCTCTCCGCCAGACTTCTTCACTAAG ATCCGTGTTATTGGAATGCCTGGTGATGTTgcaaagaagaaaacaaaggtCATGATGGACAACTGGTTTCCTGTTTGGAATGAAGAATTTGAATTCTCTTTAAGTGTTCCAGAGCTTGCACTGCTGCTGATACAAGTAAAGGACAAAGATCAGGGAAGGGATGACTTTGCTGGGCAGACATGTTTACCAGTGTCAGAGTTAAAACATGGATTTCGCTCTGTGCCTTTATACAACAGAAAGGGAGAGAAATTTAAATCTGTAAAGCTCTTGATGCGATTTCAGTTTGAATGA
- the LOC137825396 gene encoding protein EARLY FLOWERING 4-like, protein MNSDSSRRCPATEHDGVDADPLVWAAVDESLREVQSMLDRNRRLIEEVNENQQSRLRHNMVKNVSLIQELNGNIAKVLSLYSDLNSNFSASFQNHHHHSAANVARDKS, encoded by the coding sequence ATGAACAGCGATTCCTCCCGCCGCTGCCCCGCTACCGAACACGACGGCGTGGACGCCGACCCGTTGGTGTGGGCAGCGGTCGACGAGAGCCTCCGCGAGGTGCAGTCGATGTTGGACCGCAACCGCCGCCTGATCGAGGAGGTGAACGAGAATCAACAGTCGAGGCTCCGCCACAACATGGTCAAGAACGTGTCTCTCATTCAGGAGCTCAACGGCAACATCGCCAAGGTCCTCTCTCTCTACTCCGATCTCAACTCCAATTTCTCCGCCTCCTTCCAGAATCACCACCACCACTCCGCCGCCAACGTCGCGCGTGACAAATCGTGA